The following are encoded in a window of Rhizobium sp. 11515TR genomic DNA:
- a CDS encoding MFS transporter — protein MTPLDSTASASISSARRLAPFYYAATSALFLAASSAPTPLYRLYQQAFAFSPVLLTVIFAVYAFSLLAALLIVGSISDHLGRRPVIFASILLNMVAIALFLMASGSDWLIAARIVQGFATGTAVSSVGAALVDLDPIRGSITNSLAPLVGMAIGAIGTSLLIQFAPAPTALVYIIMLALLTLQATLLWLMPETTSRRAGVLASLKPEVAVPQQARRTLLALTPINIAVWALAGFYLSLVPSLVTATTGSTAPLIGGSVVAALTISGAAAVFLLRKKSAVVIIKFGIPAMSLGILTIIAGMHVAEVSILALGTVIAGSGFGAAFLGTVRSIMPLAKPDERAGLLSAFYIQSYLAFSVPAILAGFLSKALGFAEAADIYAAAILLLIGWGVVALRAAQEKPLSHA, from the coding sequence ATGACCCCGCTCGATTCCACCGCCAGCGCATCGATTTCATCAGCCAGACGCCTGGCGCCGTTCTATTATGCAGCAACCAGCGCCCTGTTTTTGGCTGCCTCGTCCGCACCGACGCCTCTCTACCGCCTTTATCAGCAGGCCTTCGCCTTCTCGCCGGTGCTGCTCACGGTGATCTTCGCCGTCTACGCCTTTTCCCTTCTCGCCGCGCTGCTCATCGTCGGCTCGATTTCCGACCATCTCGGCCGTCGGCCGGTGATCTTCGCGTCGATCCTCCTCAATATGGTGGCGATAGCCCTGTTTTTAATGGCCAGCGGTTCGGATTGGCTGATTGCCGCCCGCATCGTGCAGGGCTTCGCGACGGGCACTGCCGTCAGTTCCGTCGGTGCCGCCCTTGTGGATCTCGATCCGATCAGGGGATCGATCACCAACAGCCTGGCCCCGCTTGTGGGCATGGCGATCGGTGCGATCGGCACAAGTCTGCTGATCCAGTTCGCGCCGGCCCCGACCGCGCTCGTCTATATCATCATGCTTGCCCTGCTGACGCTGCAAGCCACGCTGCTATGGCTGATGCCGGAGACAACAAGCCGACGGGCCGGCGTGCTCGCCTCGCTGAAGCCGGAAGTCGCCGTTCCCCAGCAGGCACGGCGGACGCTGCTGGCACTGACGCCGATCAATATCGCCGTCTGGGCGCTCGCCGGCTTCTATCTATCGCTGGTACCCTCGCTGGTCACTGCGACCACCGGCAGCACGGCGCCGCTGATCGGCGGCTCCGTGGTCGCAGCGTTGACGATCAGCGGCGCGGCAGCCGTCTTCCTGCTACGCAAGAAATCCGCCGTCGTGATCATTAAGTTCGGCATACCAGCCATGAGCCTCGGCATACTGACCATCATCGCCGGCATGCATGTGGCTGAAGTGTCGATCCTCGCTCTGGGAACTGTGATTGCCGGTTCGGGCTTCGGGGCAGCTTTCCTCGGCACGGTCAGAAGCATCATGCCATTGGCCAAGCCCGACGAACGCGCCGGGCTGCTTTCGGCCTTCTACATCCAGAGCTATCTCGCCTTCAGCGTCCCCGCCATCCTCGCCGGCTTCCTGTCGAAAGCGCTCGGCTTTGCCGAAGCCGCCGACATCTATGCGGCGGCGATCCTTCTGCTCATTGGCTGGGGTGTCGTCGCGCTGAGGGCCGCGCAGGAGAAGCCATTAAGCCATGCGTAA
- a CDS encoding TetR/AcrR family transcriptional regulator has protein sequence MGYRENPRPGGRSARVQAAVHQSVRDMLATMDRADVTIPLIAQRANVTPSTIYRRWGDLQALLADVAASRLRPEGEPARIGSAREDLEAWVEQYADEMASGVGRQMLRDVLAVPDSANAEKCGTYTRYQLSVFVARAEACGEPFPTLVELMDHVISPIIYRILFDQAPDPDYVRKLVAKVMRESAVGA, from the coding sequence ATGGGCTACAGAGAAAATCCCCGCCCCGGCGGGCGCAGCGCCAGAGTGCAAGCGGCCGTGCACCAATCCGTCCGTGACATGCTGGCGACGATGGATCGCGCTGATGTGACGATCCCGCTGATCGCACAGCGCGCCAATGTTACACCGTCGACGATCTACCGCCGCTGGGGCGATCTTCAGGCGCTTTTGGCCGACGTTGCCGCATCGCGCCTGCGGCCGGAAGGCGAGCCCGCCAGGATCGGCAGTGCCCGCGAGGATCTGGAGGCCTGGGTCGAGCAATATGCCGATGAAATGGCCTCGGGAGTCGGACGGCAAATGCTGCGCGATGTTCTCGCGGTGCCCGACAGCGCAAACGCCGAGAAATGCGGCACCTATACGCGCTATCAACTGAGCGTCTTCGTCGCGCGGGCAGAGGCATGTGGCGAGCCCTTTCCGACTTTGGTGGAACTGATGGATCACGTCATCTCGCCGATCATCTATCGCATTCTCTTCGACCAGGCGCCCGATCCTGACTACGTTCGCAAGCTCGTCGCGAAGGTGATGCGGGAGAGTGCGGTCGGCGCCTGA
- a CDS encoding 3-hydroxyacyl-CoA dehydrogenase NAD-binding domain-containing protein, whose protein sequence is MAYTNFTVETDADGIALVTWDMPGKSMNVFTAEILEELNAIIDATVADAAVKGVVFTSGKSSFSGGADLSMIKSMFSFYQEEKAKDPAVATQKLFDLVGRMTGLFRKLETCGKPWVSAINGTCMGGAFELSLACHGRVASSAKSVKIALPEVKVGIFPGAGGTQRISRLTDAQSALQMMTTGQSLTAARAKAMNLVHQVVEPDQLIPAAKQMIKEGLKPIAPWDEKGFKAPGGGIWTPAAAQLWPAAPAILRRETSGNYPAALAILKCVYEGLQVPFDTGLKIEQRYFTHVLQTTEAYSMIRSLFISMQELGKGARRPAGQPKTELKKVGVVGAGFMGASIAYVTAAAGIPVTLIDRDIEAATKGKGVGEGLVKDSIGKGRLTQDEGAALLSRITPSADYSDLKDVDLVIEAVFEDREVKKAVIEAVEAVLPAGAVFASNTSTLPITGLAKNSKRPADFIGVHFFSPVEKMMLTEVILGKETGDHALAVALDYVAAIKKTPIVVNDTRGFFVNRCVFRYIHEAYDMLIEGVPAAMIENAAKMAGMPVGPLALNDEVAIDLSYKILKATVADLGEKAVDPRHMQLISSLVEGEGRLGRKNSKGFYDYPPKPAKKSLWPGLKDLYPQKKADEIDVNVLKQRFLVTIALEAARTIEEGIVTDPREADVGSILGFGFAPYTGGALSYIDGMGVKTFVDLCDKLAATYGPHFQPTALLMDMAANGETFYGRFDPYGVKKAA, encoded by the coding sequence ATGGCTTACACGAATTTCACCGTCGAAACCGACGCAGACGGCATCGCGCTCGTCACCTGGGACATGCCCGGCAAGTCCATGAACGTCTTCACCGCCGAGATCCTGGAAGAGCTGAACGCCATCATCGATGCCACCGTTGCCGATGCGGCCGTCAAGGGCGTGGTCTTCACCTCGGGCAAATCCTCCTTCTCCGGCGGTGCCGATCTCTCGATGATCAAGTCCATGTTTTCCTTCTATCAGGAGGAAAAGGCCAAGGACCCGGCCGTTGCCACGCAGAAGCTCTTCGATCTCGTCGGGCGCATGACCGGCCTGTTCCGCAAGCTCGAGACCTGCGGCAAGCCATGGGTTTCGGCCATCAACGGCACCTGCATGGGCGGCGCTTTCGAACTGTCGCTCGCCTGCCATGGCCGTGTTGCGTCCAGCGCCAAGAGCGTCAAGATCGCGCTGCCCGAAGTCAAGGTCGGCATCTTCCCCGGCGCCGGCGGCACGCAGCGCATCTCGCGCCTGACGGATGCACAATCGGCGCTGCAGATGATGACCACGGGCCAGTCGCTGACGGCGGCGCGCGCCAAGGCGATGAACCTTGTGCATCAGGTAGTCGAGCCGGATCAGCTGATCCCGGCCGCCAAGCAGATGATCAAGGAAGGGTTGAAGCCTATCGCCCCTTGGGACGAGAAGGGCTTCAAGGCACCGGGTGGCGGCATCTGGACGCCGGCCGCAGCGCAGCTCTGGCCGGCAGCCCCGGCCATCCTACGCCGTGAGACATCGGGCAACTATCCTGCAGCCCTCGCCATCCTTAAATGCGTCTATGAAGGCCTACAGGTCCCCTTCGATACCGGCCTGAAGATCGAGCAGCGCTATTTCACGCATGTGCTGCAGACCACCGAAGCCTATTCGATGATCCGCTCGCTGTTCATCTCCATGCAGGAACTCGGCAAGGGCGCCCGCCGCCCGGCCGGCCAGCCGAAGACCGAACTCAAGAAGGTCGGCGTCGTCGGTGCCGGCTTCATGGGTGCGTCCATCGCCTATGTCACCGCAGCAGCCGGCATTCCGGTCACGCTCATCGACCGCGATATCGAAGCCGCAACCAAGGGCAAGGGCGTCGGCGAGGGGCTGGTCAAGGATTCGATCGGTAAGGGAAGGCTGACGCAGGACGAGGGTGCAGCTCTGCTCTCACGCATCACGCCGTCGGCCGATTATTCGGATCTCAAGGATGTGGATCTCGTCATCGAAGCCGTGTTCGAGGATCGCGAAGTCAAGAAGGCCGTCATCGAGGCTGTCGAAGCCGTGCTGCCGGCCGGCGCCGTCTTTGCATCCAACACCTCGACGCTGCCGATCACGGGCCTTGCGAAGAATTCCAAGCGGCCAGCCGATTTCATCGGCGTCCACTTCTTCTCGCCGGTCGAGAAGATGATGCTGACTGAAGTCATTCTCGGCAAGGAAACCGGCGATCATGCGCTGGCCGTCGCGCTGGACTACGTCGCCGCCATCAAGAAGACGCCGATCGTCGTTAACGACACGCGCGGCTTCTTCGTCAATCGCTGCGTCTTCCGCTATATCCACGAAGCCTATGACATGCTGATTGAAGGCGTGCCTGCTGCCATGATCGAAAACGCCGCCAAGATGGCCGGCATGCCGGTCGGGCCGCTGGCGCTCAACGACGAGGTCGCCATCGATCTCTCCTACAAGATCCTGAAGGCGACGGTTGCCGATCTCGGCGAGAAGGCTGTCGACCCGCGTCACATGCAACTGATCAGCAGTCTCGTTGAAGGCGAGGGTCGTTTGGGCCGGAAGAACTCCAAGGGTTTCTACGATTACCCGCCGAAGCCGGCAAAGAAGTCGCTCTGGCCGGGCCTGAAGGATCTCTATCCGCAGAAGAAGGCCGATGAGATCGATGTCAACGTGCTGAAGCAGCGCTTCCTCGTCACGATTGCGCTGGAAGCTGCCCGCACCATCGAAGAAGGCATCGTCACCGATCCACGCGAGGCCGATGTCGGCTCCATCCTCGGCTTCGGTTTCGCGCCTTATACCGGTGGTGCGCTGTCCTACATCGACGGCATGGGCGTAAAGACCTTCGTCGATCTCTGCGATAAGCTGGCAGCCACCTACGGCCCGCATTTCCAGCCGACGGCGCTGCTGATGGACATGGCCGCGAATGGCGAGACCTTCTATGGACGTTTCGATCCCTATGGCGTTAAGAAGGCGGCTTGA